From a single Brassica oleracea var. oleracea cultivar TO1000 chromosome C5, BOL, whole genome shotgun sequence genomic region:
- the LOC106293380 gene encoding UPF0725 protein EMB2204-like, protein MACQRGEGEDGRPQVKKFDGFDLPTDGPMSSRKHGLIHFEHARYWHPEDEAFVKVYAQLGLHRYNLLEGTNIQFLHLKSYNRGMNCGAAPYYLSLFADCPDSGRTLPFHALVSENRIGCLDISVPIARPRCSEEQPRLCRPTYTCSPLPRWPSSEMFAQRRFYKLNEHELRNTDWVRLYLDLAHSTCHRGMTESQLSDFYIEQVAIRSLSDADPPSLDSKSLVVYMVYKDLAKDRLGEPCYRKAIIRRVYEESSRSLTFQGKHWSFSEEKEKKKKKKDKKRFALLKKRLGVCGAWRLGIDVYRKRGIRSSSTTR, encoded by the exons ATGGCTTGCCAAAGAGGAGAGGGAGAAGACGGTCGTCCTCAAGTAAAAAAGTTCGAT GGTTTTGATTTACCCACTGATGGTCCTATGTCATCTCGTAAACATGGGTTGATACACTTTGAGCACGCGCGGTACTGGCACCCTGAAGATGAAGCGTTTGTTAAGGTTTATGCCCAGCTGGGACTTCATCGTTACAATCTGTTAGAG GGGACTAACATTCAGTTCTTACACTTAAAGAGTTACAACAGGGGAATGAATTGCGGTGCTGCCCCTTACTACCTCTCCCTGTTTGCAGACTGTCCAGATTCTGGTCGTACGCTTCCTTTCCATGCGCTTGTTAGTGAAAACCGCATTGGTTGTCTGGATATCTCGGTCCCCATAGCTAGACCCCGATGTTCAGAGGAGCAGCCTCGACTTTGCCGACCAACCTACACGTGTAGTCCTCTGCCTCGCTGGCCCTCCTCAGAGATGTTTGCCCAGCGGCGTTTTTACAAG TTGAATGAACACGAGCTGCGAAACACTGATTGGGTTCGTTTGTATTTGGATCTTGCACACAGTACCTGCCATAGGGGTATGACTGAG AGCCAACTCTCTGATTTCTACATTGAGCAAGTGGCCATTCGAAGTCTCAGTGATGCGGATCCGCCGAGTCTCGACTCCAAGAGCCTTGTCGTCTACATGGTATACAAAGACTTGGCCAAGGATCGGCTTGGTGAGCCGTGTTACCGCAAAGCCATCATTAGACGGGTCTACGAGGAGTCTTCACGATCATTGACTTTCCAAGGTAAGCATTGGAGCTTTTCTGAGGAGAAGGAGAAGAAGAAGAAAAAAAAAGACAAGAAGAGATTTGCACTGCTCAAGAAACGTTTAGGTGTTTGCGGAGCCTGGCGTTTGGGGATCGATGTCTACAGGAAACGTGGCATCCGCTCTTCTTCGACCACTCGTTGA
- the LOC106294425 gene encoding LOW QUALITY PROTEIN: CMP-N-acetylneuraminate-beta-galactosamide-alpha-2,3-sialyltransferase 1-like (The sequence of the model RefSeq protein was modified relative to this genomic sequence to represent the inferred CDS: inserted 1 base in 1 codon; deleted 1 base in 1 codon): TLCEEHLNVILPAKPPFHPRQFHKCTVVGNSGDLLKTEFGEEIDSHDAVFRDNEAPVNKYAKYVGVKRDFRLVVRGAARNMVKILTGSDNEVLIIKSVTHRDFDEMIKTIPNPVYLLFQGIVLRRGAKGTGMXLSMCDIVDIYGFTVDPGYTEWTRYFSTPRQGHNPLQGRA; this comes from the exons ACATTGTGTGAGGAACATCTTAATGTGATCCTTCCAGCAAAGCCTCCTTTCCACCCACGACAGTTTCATAAATGCACTGTCGTTGGAAACTCTGGAGATTTGTTAAAAACAGAGTTCGGAGAAGAGATTGACAGTCACGATGCTGTGTTCCGAGATAATGAAGCTCCTGTCAATAAG TATGCCAAGTACGTAGGAGTGAAAAGGGATTTCCGACTAGTTGTTCGTGGTGCAGCTCGTAACATGGTTAAGATTCTCACTGGGTCTG ACAATGAGGTGCTTATAATCAAAAGTGTGACCCACCGAGACTTCGACGAAATGATAAAG ACTATACCAAACCCTGTTTATCTT CTTTTCCAAGGAATTGTCCTGCGCAGAGGTGCCAAAGGAACCGGGA AATTATCCATGTGCGATATTGTTGACATATATGGTTTCACGGTCGATCCTGGATACACCGAGTG GACACGTTACTTTTCCACGCCAAGGCAAGGGCATAACCCACTTCAAGGAAGAGCATAA